One genomic region from Balaenoptera acutorostrata chromosome 1, mBalAcu1.1, whole genome shotgun sequence encodes:
- the PRPF38B gene encoding pre-mRNA-splicing factor 38B has protein sequence MANNSPALTGNSQPQHQAAAAAAQQQQQCGGGGATKPAVSGKQGNVLPLWGNEKTMNLNPMILTNILSSPYFKVQLYELKTYHEVVDEIYFKVTHVEPWEKGSRKTAGQTGMCGGVRGVGTGGIVSTAFCLLYKLFTLKLTRKQVMGLITHTDSPYIRALGFMYIRYTQPPTDLWDWFESFLDDEEDLDVKAGGGCVMTIGEMLRSFLTKLEWFSTLFPRIPVPVQKNIDQQIKTRPRKIKKDGKESAEEIDRHVERRRSRSPRRSLSPRRSPRRSRSRSHHREGHGSSSFDRELEREKERQRLEREAKEREKERRRSRSIDRGLERRHSKSRERHRSRSRSRDRKGDRRDRDREREKENERGRRRDRDYDKERGNDREKERSRERSKERRSRGEVEEKKYKEDKDDRRHRDDKKDSKKEKKHSRSRSRERKHRSRSRSRNAGKRSRSRSKEKSSKHKNESKEKSNKRSRSGSQGRTDSVEKSRKREHSPSKEKSRKRSRSKERSHKRDHSDSKDQSDKHDPRRSQSIESESQEKQHKNKDETV, from the exons ATGGCTAACAACAGCCCCGCGCTGACAGGCAACTCGCAGCCGCAGCACCAGGCGGCCGCAGCCGcggcccagcagcagcagcagtgcgGCGGCGGTGGCGCCACCAAGCCGGCAGTCTCGGGCAAGCAGGGCAATGTGCTGCCGCTGTGGGGCAACGAAAAGACTATGAATCTCAACCCCATGATCTTGACCAATATCCTGTCGTCGCCTTACTTCAAAGTGCAGCTCTACGAGCTCAAGACCTACCACGAGGTGGTGGACGAGATCTACTTTAAG GTCACACATGTTGAACCATGggagaaaggaagcaggaaaacAGCTGGCCAAACAGGGATGTGCGGAGGG GTTCGAGGCGTTGGGACAGGAGGAATTGTTTCTACAGCTTTTTGCCTGTTATACAAATTATTTACTCTGAAGTTAACTCGCAAGCAAGTGATGGGTCTTATAACACACACAGACTCTCCATATATTAGAGCCCTTGGATTTATGTATATAAG GTACACACAGCCCCCTACAGATCTATGGGATTGGTTTGAATCCTTCCTTGATGATGAAGAG gACCTAGATGTGAAGGCTGGTGGAGGCTGTGTAATGACCATTGGAGAAATGCTACGGTCTTTTCTCACAAAACTGGAGTGGTTTTCTACCTTGTTTCCAAGAATTCCGGTTCCAGTTCAGAAGAATATCGATCAACAGATTAAAACCCGaccaagaaaaatcaagaaagatgGAAAGGAAAGTGCTGAGGAAATAGACAGACATGTTGAACGCAGGCGTTCAAG GTCTCCAAGGAGATCACTGAGTCCACGGAGGTCCCCAAGAAGATCCAGAAGTAGAAGCCATCATCGGGAGGGCCATGGGTCTTCTAGTTTTGACCGAGaattagaaagagagaaagaacgcCAGCGACTAGAGCGTGAAgccaaagaaagggaaaaagaaaggcgAAGATCCCGAAGTATTGATCGGGGGCTAGAACGCAGGCATAGCAAGAGTAGGGAAAGACATAGAAGCCGTAGTCGAAGTCGTGATAGGAAAGGGGATAGAAGGGACAGGGAtcgggaaagagagaaagaaaatgagagaggtAGAAGACGAGATCGTGACTATGATAAGGAAAGAGGTAATGACCGAGAAAAGGAGAGATCAAGAGAACGGTCCAAGGAACGGAGAAGTAGGGGTgaggtagaagaaaagaaatataaagaagacaaagatgataGGCGGCATAGAGATGACAAAAAAGattccaagaaagagaaaaaacatagtAGAAgtagaagcagagaaagaaaacatagaagtagGAGTAGAAGTAGAAATGCAGGGAAACGAAGTAGAAGCAGGAGCAAAGAGAAATCaagtaaacataaaaatgaaagtaaagaaaaatcaaataaacggAGTAGAAGTGGCAGTCAAGGAAGAACTGACAGTgttgaaaaatcaagaaaacggGAACATAGCCCCAGCAAAGAAAAGTCTAGGAAGCGTAGCAGAAGCAAAGAACGTTCCCACAAACGAGATCACAGTGATAGTAAGGACCAGTCTGACAAACATGATCCCCGAAGGAGCCAAAGTATAGAATCAGAGAGCcaagaaaaacaacataaaaacaaagatGAGACTGTGTGA